A genomic region of Janthinobacterium lividum contains the following coding sequences:
- a CDS encoding cytochrome c, giving the protein MLKKIFTGLLLSLALLIVAALAAYLYYWRPALAPIDPPAATAFSPQVVERGRILAGMGNCAACHTAKGGADYAGGHGLATPFGTIYATNITPDRQTGIGRWSLAAFQRAMREGVGRDGAHLYPVFPYTHFNLVSDTDLTALYAYVMTRPPVYAVAPANSVPFPLNLRPLQAGWKLLFFKPATFQLDPAQGLDWNRGRYLAEGLAHCAACHTPRNALGAELAGSSYLGAPIDHWYAPALTSANTAPLPWTQDELYAFLRTGATALHGVAAGPMSAVVHEGMGASPDSDIRALATYFAGVAGAEQRQVDTDTVVKAGIARSQRVSLVDNDRGASLYVAACASCHSNSDGQPAALRPELSLNSAVSAPDPANLIQVILHGISKDDAMPGVLMPGFAASLTDNDVAQLAAYLRRSRSHQPAWTNLEAAVGGARAGK; this is encoded by the coding sequence TTGCTCAAGAAAATCTTCACCGGACTGCTGCTGTCGCTGGCATTGCTCATCGTGGCGGCCCTGGCCGCGTATCTGTATTACTGGCGCCCTGCGCTGGCGCCCATCGATCCGCCTGCCGCCACGGCATTTTCCCCGCAAGTGGTGGAACGGGGCCGCATCCTGGCCGGCATGGGCAATTGCGCCGCCTGCCATACGGCCAAGGGCGGCGCCGATTACGCGGGCGGCCACGGCCTGGCCACGCCGTTCGGCACGATCTACGCGACGAATATCACGCCCGACAGGCAAACGGGCATCGGCCGCTGGTCGCTGGCCGCCTTCCAGCGGGCCATGCGCGAAGGCGTGGGCCGCGATGGCGCGCATTTGTATCCTGTCTTTCCGTACACCCATTTCAACCTCGTCTCGGATACGGACCTGACGGCCTTGTACGCGTATGTCATGACGCGCCCGCCCGTGTATGCGGTGGCGCCCGCCAACAGCGTGCCGTTTCCCCTGAACCTGCGCCCCTTGCAGGCGGGCTGGAAGCTGCTGTTTTTCAAGCCAGCGACTTTCCAGCTTGATCCTGCACAAGGACTGGACTGGAACCGGGGCCGCTATCTGGCCGAAGGCCTGGCCCATTGCGCCGCCTGCCACACGCCGCGCAATGCGCTGGGCGCGGAGCTTGCCGGTTCGTCCTATCTGGGCGCGCCCATCGACCACTGGTATGCGCCGGCCTTGACCAGCGCCAACACGGCCCCCTTGCCATGGACGCAGGACGAGCTGTACGCCTTCCTGCGCACGGGGGCGACGGCCCTGCACGGCGTGGCGGCAGGGCCCATGTCGGCCGTCGTGCATGAAGGCATGGGCGCCTCGCCCGACAGCGATATCCGCGCGCTGGCAACGTATTTTGCCGGCGTGGCCGGGGCAGAGCAACGCCAGGTGGATACCGATACCGTGGTAAAGGCCGGCATCGCCCGCTCGCAGAGGGTCAGCCTGGTCGACAATGACCGTGGCGCCAGCCTGTACGTGGCCGCCTGCGCGTCGTGCCACTCGAACAGCGATGGACAGCCCGCAGCCTTGCGCCCGGAACTGAGCCTGAACAGCGCCGTCAGCGCGCCCGATCCCGCCAACCTGATCCAGGTGATTTTGCACGGCATCAGCAAGGATGACGCCATGCCCGGCGTGCTGATGCCCGGTTTTGCCGCCTCGCTGACGGACAACGACGTGGCCCAGCTGGCCGCCTATCTGCGCCGCAGCCGCAGCCATCAGCCGGCCTGGACGAACCTGGAAGCGGCCGTGGGGGGCGCGCGCGCCGGCAAGTAA
- a CDS encoding (2Fe-2S)-binding protein, with amino-acid sequence MYNITVNGQPFGTEADAETPLLWVLRDEARLKGTKFGCGIGMCGACTVHVDGRAMRSCITPIAAVAGCAITTIEGLSPDGTHPLQRAWLATQAPQCGYCQSGQIMQAATLLKDYPQPTDANIDAVMSGNLCRCMAYVRIRKAIKLAAGMQEAPGV; translated from the coding sequence ATGTATAACATTACCGTGAATGGCCAACCCTTCGGCACCGAGGCCGACGCCGAGACGCCCCTGCTGTGGGTGCTGCGCGACGAAGCCCGCTTAAAAGGCACGAAGTTTGGCTGCGGCATCGGCATGTGCGGCGCCTGCACCGTGCACGTGGATGGCCGCGCCATGCGCTCCTGCATCACGCCGATTGCCGCCGTGGCCGGCTGCGCCATCACCACCATCGAAGGCCTCTCGCCAGACGGCACGCACCCGCTCCAGCGGGCGTGGCTCGCCACGCAGGCGCCCCAGTGCGGCTATTGCCAGTCGGGCCAGATCATGCAGGCAGCCACCCTGTTGAAAGACTATCCGCAGCCGACGGATGCGAATATCGATGCCGTCATGAGCGGTAACCTGTGCCGCTGCATGGCATATGTGCGCATCCGCAAGGCCATCAAGCTGGCGGCCGGCATGCAGGAGGCGCCCGGTGTTTAA
- a CDS encoding xanthine dehydrogenase family protein molybdopterin-binding subunit yields the protein MFKLPKETTSARPSPLSRRGFLIAAAGTGFTLAFLRADSSLAAGKAAPVLPKQTAAPAFDPSIWFQIGRDGIVTVNIAKAEMGQHIGTALARIVAEELEADWSKVRLHYVDTDPKWGLMVTGGSWSVWQNFDPLSRAGAAGRLALVEEGARLLRVPVSACHARLGVVHGRGRSISYGDIVRRGKLARQYTPEQLKAIVLKTPPQRSLIGQQVQALDIPAKINGTAVYGIDAEVEGMLFARPKIPPTRYGSKVVSIDDTAAKKVKGYLRSFALQDPSGTVPGWVMVVAETYAAAMRAAELVQVKWRAGAAAHVAEQDILNYGTKQLADASLGARVVDDDGVEQAFNDASLQLERHYTTSTVLHFQLEPVNAVAQEIDGVWHIHAGNQWQSLILPVLAQALKVPESNVMLHTYLLGGGFGRRLNGDYCVPAALAAQAVGRPVKMICTRADDARFDSPRSPSVQHVRMAFDDAGKVSAMVHEASAGWPTQAMIPAFLAKDKQGHPYDPFAIAGADHWYTVGAQRVRAVSNDLANSSFRPGWLRSVGPGWTNWAVESFMDEAAQAAKVDPLAFRLSLLQGTGRNAGSAPNAVGGAARLAHVLQRVADKAGWGKAMPPDTGLGIAATFGQERDMPTWTACVARVKVDRSTCMVKVEKLFMVIDAGSIVDPDGALAQAEGGALWGVSMALHEGTAFLNGEVKDTNLNTYTPLRMADVPELDIEFVASTATSTGMGEPPTTAVAPAIGNAIFAAVASRVRHLPIRPEAVLKGLDRHGAV from the coding sequence GTGTTTAAGTTGCCAAAAGAAACTACCAGTGCCCGTCCCAGCCCGCTGAGCCGGCGCGGTTTCCTGATCGCCGCCGCCGGCACGGGTTTTACCCTGGCCTTCTTGCGCGCCGACAGCTCCTTGGCCGCCGGCAAGGCGGCACCCGTGCTGCCAAAACAAACCGCCGCGCCCGCGTTCGATCCCAGCATCTGGTTCCAGATCGGCCGCGACGGCATCGTCACCGTCAACATCGCCAAGGCGGAAATGGGCCAGCACATCGGCACGGCCCTGGCGCGCATCGTGGCCGAGGAGCTGGAAGCGGATTGGAGCAAGGTGCGCCTGCATTACGTGGATACGGACCCGAAGTGGGGTTTGATGGTGACGGGCGGCAGCTGGTCCGTCTGGCAGAATTTCGACCCGCTCAGCCGTGCCGGCGCGGCCGGGCGCCTCGCGCTCGTCGAGGAAGGCGCGCGCCTGCTGCGCGTGCCCGTGTCCGCCTGCCACGCCAGACTGGGCGTCGTGCATGGCCGGGGGCGCTCGATCAGCTATGGCGACATCGTGCGCCGTGGCAAGCTGGCGCGCCAGTATACGCCCGAGCAACTGAAGGCCATCGTGCTGAAAACGCCGCCGCAGCGCAGCCTGATCGGCCAGCAGGTGCAGGCGCTGGACATCCCCGCGAAGATCAATGGCACGGCCGTGTACGGCATCGATGCGGAAGTCGAGGGCATGCTGTTTGCGCGCCCGAAGATCCCGCCCACGCGCTATGGCTCGAAAGTGGTGTCCATCGATGATACGGCCGCGAAAAAGGTCAAGGGCTACCTGCGTTCGTTTGCCTTGCAGGATCCCAGCGGCACGGTGCCCGGCTGGGTCATGGTGGTGGCTGAAACGTATGCGGCCGCCATGCGCGCGGCCGAGCTCGTGCAAGTGAAATGGCGGGCCGGCGCGGCAGCCCACGTGGCGGAGCAGGATATCCTCAACTATGGGACCAAGCAGCTGGCCGATGCCAGTCTGGGCGCCCGCGTGGTCGATGATGATGGCGTGGAGCAAGCGTTCAACGATGCCAGCCTGCAGCTGGAACGCCACTACACGACCAGCACCGTGCTGCATTTTCAGCTGGAACCCGTGAATGCCGTGGCGCAGGAAATCGACGGCGTCTGGCACATTCATGCGGGCAACCAGTGGCAATCCCTGATCCTGCCCGTGCTGGCGCAAGCGTTGAAGGTGCCCGAGAGCAATGTCATGCTGCACACCTATCTGCTTGGTGGCGGCTTCGGGCGGCGCCTGAATGGCGATTATTGCGTGCCGGCCGCGCTGGCCGCGCAGGCCGTGGGGCGCCCTGTCAAGATGATTTGCACGCGGGCCGACGATGCCCGTTTCGATTCGCCCCGTTCACCATCCGTGCAGCATGTACGCATGGCCTTCGACGACGCCGGCAAGGTGTCGGCGATGGTGCACGAAGCGAGCGCGGGCTGGCCCACGCAAGCCATGATTCCCGCCTTCCTGGCCAAGGATAAGCAGGGCCATCCGTATGACCCGTTCGCCATCGCCGGCGCCGACCACTGGTACACGGTCGGTGCGCAGCGCGTGCGGGCTGTGTCGAACGATCTGGCCAACAGCAGTTTCCGCCCCGGCTGGCTGCGCTCCGTGGGGCCCGGCTGGACGAATTGGGCCGTGGAAAGTTTCATGGATGAGGCCGCGCAGGCGGCCAAGGTCGATCCGCTGGCATTCCGTTTGTCCTTGCTGCAGGGCACGGGGCGCAACGCGGGCAGCGCGCCGAACGCCGTCGGCGGCGCCGCGCGCCTGGCCCACGTGCTGCAGCGGGTGGCGGACAAGGCCGGCTGGGGCAAGGCCATGCCTCCCGACACGGGCCTGGGCATCGCCGCCACGTTCGGCCAGGAACGCGACATGCCCACCTGGACGGCCTGCGTCGCGCGGGTCAAGGTGGACCGCAGCACTTGCATGGTGAAAGTCGAAAAATTGTTCATGGTGATTGACGCGGGCAGCATCGTCGACCCCGATGGCGCGCTGGCGCAGGCGGAAGGGGGCGCCCTGTGGGGCGTGAGCATGGCCTTGCATGAAGGCACGGCCTTCCTGAATGGCGAAGTGAAGGACACCAACCTGAATACCTATACGCCCCTGCGCATGGCCGACGTGCCCGAGCTCGACATTGAATTTGTTGCCAGCACGGCAACTTCGACGGGCATGGGCGAACCGCCCACGACGGCCGTGGCGCCCGCCATTGGCAACGCCATCTTTGCCGCCGTGGCCTCGCGCGTGCGGCATTTGCCGATCCGCCCGGAAGCCGTGCTGAAGGGGCTGGACCGGCACGGCGCCGTGTAG
- a CDS encoding dienelactone hydrolase family protein, which translates to MQEQFVSITADELQLDGVLEMPERPVGIVLFAHGAGADSDYLGASSHATSQDFLRAGIATLRFDQGGVGPGGGSNGHAYFVRSDIVLLARQLEKALGWLQMDASTRRLPCGLYGYGTSAAVVMQLAAWRSPEIAALAVCDGQVEMAGKAALENVRVPSLLIVGGRDPDVAGLNRMAFATLRCDKQLEQIAAPGGPDTRHQAALLATDWYTRHFNGHTSTSQ; encoded by the coding sequence ATGCAAGAACAATTTGTCAGCATTACGGCCGATGAACTTCAACTGGATGGCGTGCTTGAAATGCCCGAGCGGCCGGTCGGCATCGTCCTGTTTGCCCACGGCGCAGGCGCCGACAGCGACTATCTGGGCGCCTCCAGCCACGCCACTTCCCAGGATTTCTTGCGAGCGGGCATCGCCACCCTGCGCTTCGACCAGGGCGGCGTCGGGCCTGGCGGCGGCAGCAATGGCCACGCCTATTTCGTGCGCAGCGATATCGTGCTGCTGGCGCGCCAGCTGGAAAAAGCCCTGGGCTGGCTGCAGATGGACGCGTCCACGCGGCGCTTGCCCTGCGGCTTGTATGGCTATGGCACCAGCGCGGCCGTCGTGATGCAACTGGCGGCCTGGCGCAGCCCGGAAATCGCCGCGCTGGCCGTGTGCGATGGCCAGGTGGAAATGGCGGGCAAGGCGGCGCTGGAAAATGTGCGCGTGCCATCGCTGCTGATCGTGGGCGGGCGCGATCCCGACGTGGCTGGCCTGAACCGCATGGCGTTCGCCACTTTGCGCTGCGACAAACAACTGGAACAGATTGCCGCACCCGGCGGCCCCGACACGCGCCACCAGGCGGCCTTGCTGGCCACGGACTGGTACACGCGCCATTTCAACGGGCATACCAGCACGTCGCAGTAG
- the fghA gene encoding S-formylglutathione hydrolase: protein MLELLSEHACFGGVQRFYRHDAQAIGLPMRFSAFIPDTAPGATVSTKRPALFYLAGLTCTEETFMIKGGAQRVAAEEGLILIAPDTSPRGANIAGENASWDFGVGAGFYVDATEAPWSSHYRMYSYILELRALLEQELAIDAQRTGIFGHSMGGHGALVLALRNPELFRSVSAFAPIAAPSQCPWGKKAFTGYLGSDAASWQQYDASALMRGRQGQPASFPEGILIDQGLADKFLPEQLYPDVFEAACRDAGQPVQLRRHAGYDHGYYFIASFMEEHVRFHAKNLRAA, encoded by the coding sequence ATGCTGGAACTGTTGAGTGAACACGCCTGTTTTGGCGGCGTACAACGCTTTTATCGCCACGACGCGCAAGCCATCGGCTTGCCCATGCGTTTCTCGGCCTTCATTCCCGACACGGCGCCAGGCGCCACGGTCAGCACCAAGCGCCCCGCCCTGTTTTACCTGGCCGGCCTGACCTGCACGGAAGAAACCTTCATGATCAAGGGCGGCGCGCAGCGCGTGGCGGCAGAAGAAGGACTGATCCTGATCGCGCCCGATACCAGCCCCCGTGGCGCGAACATCGCGGGCGAGAACGCATCCTGGGATTTCGGCGTGGGCGCGGGCTTTTACGTGGACGCCACCGAGGCGCCGTGGAGCAGCCACTACCGCATGTACAGCTACATCCTGGAATTGCGCGCCCTGCTGGAGCAGGAACTGGCGATCGATGCGCAACGCACGGGCATCTTCGGCCATTCGATGGGCGGCCATGGCGCGCTGGTGCTGGCCTTGCGCAACCCGGAACTGTTCCGCTCCGTCTCCGCCTTCGCCCCCATCGCCGCACCGAGTCAATGTCCGTGGGGCAAGAAAGCGTTTACGGGCTACCTGGGCAGCGATGCAGCCAGCTGGCAGCAGTACGACGCCAGCGCGCTGATGCGCGGCCGGCAGGGCCAGCCAGCATCATTTCCCGAAGGCATCTTGATCGACCAGGGCCTGGCCGACAAATTCCTGCCCGAGCAACTGTACCCCGACGTCTTCGAAGCGGCGTGCCGCGACGCCGGCCAGCCTGTGCAGCTGCGCCGCCATGCCGGCTATGACCACGGCTATTACTTCATCGCCAGCTTCATGGAAGAGCATGTGCGCTTCCATGCGAAGAACTTGCGCGCCGCCTGA
- a CDS encoding NAD-dependent protein deacetylase: MQNFSFASRQPASSRHALDQLAQFLQRHPDVLLLTGAGISTASGIPDYRDTEGVRRGNAPVQGPDFRRQEAVRRRYWARSMVGWPTLARAVPNPGHLAIAQLAQRRRIGGLVTQNVDGLHQQAGSAAVTELHGSIHGVVCLDCHTRHTRRLIQDQLERDNPHLLGATATPAPDGDALLEPMQLATFHVPACPRCGGTLQPDVVFFGDGVPAACAAEAERKMMEAGALLVVGSSVMVYSSFRLCRMAAETGKPVAAINLGKTRADHLLAFKTEAPAQDILPLVAAMLD, from the coding sequence ATGCAAAATTTTTCCTTCGCCAGCCGGCAGCCAGCCAGCAGCCGCCACGCCCTCGATCAGCTGGCGCAGTTCCTGCAACGCCATCCCGACGTGCTGCTGCTGACGGGCGCCGGCATCAGCACGGCGTCCGGCATTCCCGACTACCGCGACACGGAGGGCGTGCGGCGCGGCAACGCGCCCGTGCAAGGTCCCGATTTTCGCCGCCAGGAAGCCGTGCGCCGCCGCTACTGGGCGCGCAGCATGGTGGGCTGGCCAACCCTGGCGCGGGCCGTGCCGAATCCCGGTCACCTGGCCATCGCGCAACTGGCGCAGCGCCGGAGAATAGGCGGCCTGGTCACGCAAAACGTGGATGGCCTGCATCAGCAAGCGGGCAGCGCGGCCGTCACGGAGTTGCACGGCAGCATACATGGCGTCGTGTGCCTCGATTGCCATACCCGCCACACGCGCCGCCTGATCCAGGATCAGCTCGAACGCGACAATCCGCACCTGCTGGGCGCCACGGCCACGCCGGCGCCCGATGGCGATGCCTTGCTGGAACCAATGCAGCTGGCCACCTTCCACGTGCCCGCCTGCCCCCGCTGCGGCGGCACCCTGCAGCCTGACGTGGTGTTTTTCGGCGATGGCGTGCCTGCCGCCTGCGCGGCCGAAGCCGAGCGCAAGATGATGGAAGCTGGCGCCCTGCTGGTGGTAGGTTCATCCGTCATGGTGTATTCGAGCTTTCGCCTGTGCCGCATGGCGGCCGAAACGGGCAAGCCCGTGGCCGCCATCAACCTGGGCAAGACGCGCGCCGACCATTTACTGGCATTCAAGACCGAAGCGCCGGCACAGGACATCCTGCCGCTGGTCGCGGCCATGCTCGATTGA
- the lepB gene encoding signal peptidase I: MSTWMRANKGFLMFLLLFGVFRTAVADWNPIPSASMRPNLLEGDVVFVNRLAFNLKVPLTDIVLQRLGEPQRGDIVTFSSPKDGTRLIKRIIALPGDTVEMRNEQLVINGLPAQYTALDTAPETIAHVGQLTAQRISERNQTEQHRIQVLPQIAGARRSFAPVTVPADHFLMLGDNRDNSADSRYFGFVPRALLIGKAERILVSANIEEHWQPRLQRFGMKLE; the protein is encoded by the coding sequence ATGAGCACATGGATGCGCGCAAACAAAGGTTTTTTGATGTTCCTCCTGCTGTTCGGCGTGTTCCGCACGGCCGTGGCGGACTGGAATCCGATACCGTCGGCGTCCATGCGCCCCAACCTGCTCGAAGGCGACGTGGTCTTCGTCAACCGCCTGGCCTTCAACCTGAAAGTGCCGCTCACCGATATCGTGCTGCAGCGCCTGGGCGAACCGCAGCGGGGCGACATCGTCACCTTTTCTTCGCCGAAAGACGGCACGCGCCTGATCAAGCGCATCATCGCCCTGCCCGGCGACACGGTGGAAATGCGCAATGAGCAGCTGGTCATCAATGGCCTGCCTGCCCAGTACACGGCGCTCGACACGGCGCCTGAAACCATCGCCCACGTGGGCCAGCTGACGGCCCAGCGCATCAGCGAACGCAACCAAACCGAGCAGCACCGCATCCAGGTCTTGCCGCAAATCGCTGGCGCGCGGCGCAGCTTTGCCCCCGTGACGGTGCCGGCCGACCATTTCCTCATGCTGGGCGATAACCGCGACAACAGCGCCGACTCGCGCTATTTCGGCTTCGTGCCCCGTGCATTGCTGATCGGCAAGGCCGAGCGCATCCTCGTCTCGGCCAATATCGAGGAACATTGGCAGCCGCGGCTGCAGCGTTTCGGCATGAAACTGGAGTAA
- a CDS encoding GNAT family N-acetyltransferase — protein sequence MPDLDRLQLHPPASSDLPALLAFELENRAYFENWVTARAPSYYHPEAIAAAIEQAQRERQQDLAYQYLAKLDGQIIGRVNLTAVTRPYFNKATLGYRIGERFGGRGYATRVVALLLEEAFGTLELWRLEATARPQNLGSVAVMQRNGFHQYGRSEKAMRFQGVWSDLLYFERRNTQTMDDGAR from the coding sequence ATGCCAGACCTCGACCGCCTTCAGCTACACCCGCCGGCCAGCAGCGACCTTCCCGCTTTGCTGGCCTTCGAACTGGAAAACCGCGCGTATTTTGAAAACTGGGTCACGGCGCGCGCGCCATCCTACTACCACCCGGAAGCCATCGCCGCCGCCATCGAGCAGGCGCAGCGCGAGCGCCAGCAAGACCTCGCTTACCAGTACCTGGCAAAACTGGACGGGCAAATCATCGGCCGGGTCAACCTGACGGCCGTCACGCGCCCCTATTTCAACAAGGCAACGCTCGGCTACCGCATCGGCGAACGGTTCGGCGGACGCGGCTACGCCACGCGCGTGGTCGCCCTGCTGCTGGAGGAAGCGTTCGGCACACTGGAACTGTGGCGCCTGGAAGCGACGGCGCGGCCGCAAAACCTGGGCTCGGTCGCCGTCATGCAGCGTAACGGCTTTCACCAGTATGGCCGCTCGGAAAAAGCCATGCGCTTCCAGGGTGTCTGGTCGGACCTGCTGTATTTTGAACGGCGCAACACGCAAACCATGGATGACGGCGCTCGGTGA
- a CDS encoding VOC family protein, with the protein MLSHICLGTNDFPRAYAFYTALLGELGLIEKFHDPVKPWAGWMAHDAPRPLFVLTAPHDGLPAAPGNGQMTALLAASRAQVDRCHQAVLALGAACEGPPGLRPHYHAHYYGAYFLDLDGNKLCVCCHTEE; encoded by the coding sequence ATGCTGTCCCATATCTGCCTGGGAACCAACGACTTTCCCCGCGCCTACGCCTTCTACACGGCGCTGCTGGGAGAACTCGGTTTGATCGAGAAATTTCATGACCCGGTCAAGCCATGGGCAGGCTGGATGGCGCACGATGCGCCGCGTCCCTTGTTCGTGCTGACGGCGCCGCATGACGGCTTGCCGGCCGCGCCCGGCAATGGACAGATGACGGCCCTTCTGGCGGCCAGCCGCGCCCAGGTGGACCGCTGCCACCAGGCCGTGCTGGCGCTGGGCGCCGCGTGCGAAGGGCCGCCCGGCTTGCGGCCCCATTACCACGCCCATTACTATGGCGCCTACTTCCTCGACCTCGACGGCAACAAGCTGTGCGTCTGCTGCCACACCGAGGAATAG
- a CDS encoding DinB family protein, protein MNNLLAQYVTSQAYNNAWANHRLLKACGELSQAEFQATRVSFFPTIQSTLNHILTCDWFYLDALERELRGEAPHPDCYVFFEKDEPFTDCATLQAAQHASDARLIAHCRRLCDADLARPVTILRDTPQVDTRQRMLAHLFQHQIHHRGQVHAMLAGTRIAPPQLDEFYCAGEADERAQDFAELGWTEEDIWGQR, encoded by the coding sequence ATGAACAATCTGCTGGCCCAGTACGTCACCAGCCAGGCGTACAACAACGCCTGGGCCAACCACCGCCTGCTGAAAGCCTGCGGCGAACTGAGCCAGGCCGAATTCCAGGCCACGCGCGTCAGCTTTTTCCCCACCATCCAGTCCACCCTGAACCACATTCTCACGTGCGACTGGTTTTACCTCGATGCGCTCGAACGCGAGCTGCGCGGCGAAGCGCCCCATCCCGACTGCTATGTCTTCTTTGAAAAGGATGAGCCATTTACCGACTGCGCCACGCTGCAGGCGGCACAGCATGCATCCGACGCGCGCCTGATCGCCCATTGCCGCAGGCTGTGCGACGCGGACCTGGCGCGGCCCGTGACAATCCTGCGCGACACGCCGCAAGTCGACACGCGCCAGCGCATGCTGGCGCATCTGTTCCAGCACCAGATCCACCACCGCGGGCAAGTGCACGCCATGCTGGCCGGCACGCGCATCGCGCCGCCGCAGCTCGACGAATTCTATTGCGCCGGCGAAGCGGACGAGCGGGCGCAGGATTTTGCGGAGCTGGGCTGGACAGAGGAAGATATCTGGGGCCAGCGCTGA
- a CDS encoding HDOD domain-containing protein: MARQPATITEIDAIYYRWLAAAGATQATKQAEQQMLDELTRLASEPVAGAALVPRIPAIIPQLMRTLQNENMSAAELSRQLAQDVLLVAEVYREANRPRYHSRYNASPSINNMEGAIMLLGQNGMRMLLARVAFRPIVSMQSGGLTIRTAPLIWRQSEKCALAANLVAPAMQANAFDAYLAGLMANVGLVVAFRLIDQMHAPDAFPQSDAFIAQVFAQARILSVRIAELWEFPESVTRAIGHAGVDADADPQARALALGDRLSKLRMLVDTGRFPADDPFVMTGLSKAELQVFDKLADEDDEE; the protein is encoded by the coding sequence ATGGCACGGCAGCCAGCCACCATCACCGAAATCGATGCCATCTACTACCGCTGGCTGGCGGCCGCGGGTGCGACGCAGGCGACAAAGCAGGCCGAACAGCAGATGCTGGATGAATTGACGCGCCTGGCCAGTGAACCGGTCGCCGGCGCCGCGCTGGTGCCGCGCATTCCGGCCATCATTCCGCAGTTGATGCGTACCTTGCAAAATGAAAACATGAGCGCGGCCGAGCTGTCGCGCCAACTGGCCCAGGACGTGCTGCTGGTCGCCGAGGTCTACCGCGAAGCGAACCGGCCCCGCTACCATTCGCGCTACAACGCCAGCCCGTCGATCAACAACATGGAAGGCGCCATCATGCTGCTGGGGCAAAACGGCATGCGCATGCTGCTCGCCCGCGTCGCCTTCCGTCCCATCGTCAGCATGCAGAGCGGCGGCCTGACCATACGCACGGCGCCGCTGATCTGGCGCCAGTCCGAGAAATGCGCGCTGGCGGCCAACCTGGTCGCGCCCGCCATGCAGGCCAACGCCTTCGACGCCTATCTGGCGGGACTGATGGCCAATGTCGGCCTGGTGGTGGCGTTCCGGCTGATCGACCAGATGCATGCGCCCGATGCCTTTCCGCAATCGGATGCCTTCATTGCCCAGGTGTTTGCGCAAGCGCGCATCCTGTCGGTACGGATCGCCGAGTTATGGGAGTTTCCCGAGTCCGTGACCCGCGCGATCGGGCATGCCGGCGTCGATGCCGATGCCGATCCGCAGGCGCGAGCGCTGGCGCTGGGAGATCGCTTGAGCAAGCTGCGCATGCTGGTCGATACTGGCCGCTTTCCTGCCGACGATCCCTTCGTGATGACGGGATTGAGCAAGGCCGAGCTGCAGGTGTTCGACAAGCTGGCCGACGAGGACGACGAGGAGTGA
- a CDS encoding ABC transporter ATP-binding protein: MLNIENLRAGYGAINVLWDVSLSIQKGKLTTIIGPNGAGKTTLLRAIMGLLPVGAGSIALDGVAINGTPTWKMSDARVTMIPEGRMTFRDMSVEENLIMGAFPKEHRSHMPARLAEAYAMFPRLHERRKQLAGSLSGGEAQMLAMARGLMSDPSLLIIDEPSLGLAPLVVNELFEILARLNDGRRTIILVEQNTARAVGVADHVYLMQSGKVALSQAASEVDLDHLHELYFAR; this comes from the coding sequence ATGCTTAACATAGAGAATCTGCGCGCCGGCTATGGCGCCATCAATGTGCTGTGGGATGTGTCGCTGTCGATCCAGAAGGGCAAGCTGACCACCATCATCGGCCCGAATGGGGCCGGCAAGACCACCCTGCTGCGCGCCATCATGGGTTTGCTGCCCGTGGGCGCGGGAAGCATCGCGCTCGATGGCGTGGCCATCAACGGCACGCCCACGTGGAAGATGAGCGACGCGAGGGTCACCATGATCCCCGAGGGGCGCATGACATTTCGCGACATGAGCGTGGAAGAAAACCTGATCATGGGCGCGTTTCCGAAAGAGCACCGCAGCCACATGCCGGCGCGCCTGGCCGAAGCCTACGCCATGTTCCCGCGCCTGCACGAGCGGCGCAAGCAGCTGGCCGGTTCATTATCCGGCGGCGAGGCGCAGATGCTGGCGATGGCGCGGGGCTTGATGTCGGATCCGTCGCTATTGATCATCGACGAACCGTCGCTGGGCCTGGCGCCGCTGGTGGTCAACGAGCTGTTCGAGATCCTCGCGCGCCTGAACGACGGCCGGCGCACCATCATCCTCGTCGAGCAGAACACGGCGCGCGCCGTGGGCGTGGCCGATCACGTCTACCTGATGCAAAGCGGCAAAGTAGCGCTGTCGCAGGCGGCTTCCGAGGTCGACCTCGATCACCTGCACGAACTCTATTTTGCGCGCTGA